In a single window of the Frondihabitans peucedani genome:
- a CDS encoding SDR family oxidoreductase, producing the protein MDITDQTALVTGANRGIGREFVLELLDRGAARVYATARRPETLDFDDARVVPLRLDLTDHDSVVAAARAAGDVTIVVNNAGISTGADLVAGDLADIRREFDTHFWGTLDVIREFAPVLAGNGGGAVVNVLSALSWFATRGTGAYASAKAAEWNLTNAVRLELGAQGTLVQGVLLGAADTDIAASYDGPKIDPRDVPRRSLDGLEQGSIEVIVDDWTAMVKASLAGDPAAFYAQMAEILGAS; encoded by the coding sequence ATGGACATCACCGATCAGACAGCCCTCGTCACCGGAGCGAATCGCGGCATCGGCCGCGAGTTCGTCCTCGAACTCCTCGACCGCGGCGCGGCGCGGGTCTACGCGACCGCTCGCCGACCCGAGACCCTCGACTTCGACGACGCCCGGGTCGTCCCGCTCCGACTTGATCTGACCGACCACGACTCGGTGGTCGCGGCGGCCCGCGCTGCCGGAGACGTCACGATCGTCGTCAACAACGCGGGCATCTCGACCGGCGCCGACCTCGTCGCGGGCGACCTCGCCGACATCCGCCGCGAGTTCGACACGCACTTCTGGGGCACGCTCGACGTGATCCGCGAGTTCGCCCCCGTCCTCGCCGGCAACGGGGGCGGCGCCGTGGTGAACGTGCTCTCCGCGCTGTCGTGGTTCGCCACCCGCGGCACCGGCGCCTACGCGTCGGCCAAGGCCGCCGAGTGGAATCTCACGAACGCCGTCCGGCTGGAGCTCGGAGCGCAGGGCACGCTCGTGCAGGGCGTCCTGCTCGGAGCCGCCGACACCGACATCGCCGCCTCCTACGACGGCCCGAAGATCGATCCCCGCGACGTGCCCCGCAGGTCGCTGGACGGCCTCGAGCAGGGCTCGATCGAGGTGATCGTCGACGACTGGACCGCGATGGTCAAGGCGTCGCTCGCGGGCGATCCTGCCGCCTTCTACGCGCAGATGGCGGAGATCCTCGGCGCGAGCTGA
- a CDS encoding MerR family transcriptional regulator: MRIGDVAGRSGVSTRALRYYEEQGLLSSDRTASGQRVYPESAVERVRMIQRFFTAGLASRTILRMLPCVDAGVASPEVFELLESEQERIRTAIADLQAAQAELDRMIEIAHHPTPEHCPALRDVAWGPYAAEAAGATRT; encoded by the coding sequence GTGCGCATCGGAGACGTGGCCGGCCGGTCCGGGGTCTCGACGAGAGCCCTCCGCTACTACGAGGAGCAGGGGCTCCTCTCGTCCGACCGGACGGCGTCGGGGCAGCGCGTCTACCCGGAGTCGGCGGTCGAGCGGGTGCGGATGATCCAGCGGTTCTTCACCGCGGGCCTGGCCAGTCGCACGATCCTGCGGATGCTGCCCTGCGTCGACGCCGGAGTGGCCTCGCCGGAGGTCTTCGAGCTGCTCGAGTCCGAGCAGGAGCGGATCCGCACGGCCATCGCCGACCTGCAGGCGGCCCAGGCCGAGCTCGACCGCATGATCGAGATCGCGCACCACCCGACGCCCGAGCACTGCCCGGCCCTCCGCGACGTGGCCTG